In the genome of Aspergillus luchuensis IFO 4308 DNA, chromosome 2, nearly complete sequence, one region contains:
- a CDS encoding uncharacterized protein (COG:S;~EggNog:ENOG410PYU2) codes for MTEFADASEDPNIFCLVRTPDQEQFDEWGTKPPVRDFTTGFKNAPDSTLRLYTQNRIDELKTAGKAGGLSPGWLAKLDERSPHDSTVVLQYRKIKANWAQALEDAEEQFHIPGQADADDQYIWWKWRVPFADSFQLFNSVDDGMPDMIRLFTRPEFVDSEGVLHVDVPHQIIKGGIPDPITESAS; via the coding sequence ATGACAGAGTTCGCTGACGCCAGCGAAGATCCAAATATCTTCTGTCTGGTCCGCACTCCCGACCAGGAACAGTTCGATGAATGGGGCACCAAACCCCCTGTGCGAGACTTCACAACAGGCTTCAAAAACGCCCCTGATTCTACTCTTCGCCTCTACACACAAAATCGGATCGACGAACTCAAGACTGCAGGCAAGGCCGGCGGACTATCTCCCGGATGGCTGGCTAAGCTTGACGAGCGATCCCCGCATGACTCGACCGTGGTTCTGCAGTACCGCAAGATTAAAGCCAACTGGGCTCAGGCATTGGAAGATGCTGAAGAGCAGTTTCATATCCCCGGTCAGGCGGACGCTGATGACCAGTATATCTGGTGGAAGTGGCGTGTGCCATTTGCGGATTCTTTCCAGCTATTCAACAGCGTCGACGATGGTATGCCGGATATGATTCGGCTGTTCACTCGACCTGAGTTTGTGGACTCGGAGGGCGTGCTTCATGTAGATGTCCCCCATCAGATCATCAAGGGGGGGATTCCGGACCCCATTACGGAGAGTGCAAGCTGA
- the cap2 gene encoding F-actin-capping protein subunit beta (COG:Z;~EggNog:ENOG410PH9Y;~InterPro:IPR043175,IPR037282,IPR042276,IPR001698, IPR019771;~PFAM:PF01115;~go_component: GO:0005737 - cytoplasm [Evidence IEA];~go_component: GO:0008290 - F-actin capping protein complex [Evidence IEA];~go_function: GO:0003779 - actin binding [Evidence IEA];~go_process: GO:0030036 - actin cytoskeleton organization [Evidence IEA];~go_process: GO:0051016 - barbed-end actin filament capping [Evidence IEA]) produces MADAQFDSALDLLRRLNPRDTKQNLQAITSIVPDLTEDLLSSVDQPLEIRKCPKTDRDYLLCDYNRDGDSYRSPWSNEFDPPLEDGTVPSERVRKLEVAANEAFDVYRELYYEGGVGSVYFWDLDDGFAGVILLKKGERVLSCYFRLAIQANILFCIGVTPGAKSSGEWDSIHVFEATDRARMSHYKLTSTVILHLANESESLGEMDLSGNMTRQVEVDLPVESDASDVANVGRLVEDMELKMRNLLQEVYFGKAKDVVGELRSLPSLSESNRDRATHLEMIRSMHS; encoded by the exons atggctgacgCTCAATTCGACAGTGCGCT GGACCTGCTCCGGCGCCTCAACCCCCGCGATACGAAGCAAAACCTCCAGGCAATCACCTCCATCGTCCCCGATCTGACCGAGGaccttctctcttctgtcGATCAGCCCTTAGAGATCCGCAAGTGCCCCAAGACAGACCGCGACTACCTCCTCTGTGACTACAACCGCGACGGAGATAGCTACCGGTCGCCCTGGAGCAATGAGTTCGACCCCccgctggaagatggaaccGTGCCCAGTGAGAGAGTGAGAAAGCTCGAGGTTGCCGCCAACGAGGCATTCGATGTCTACCGTGAGCTGTACTACGAGGGTGGAGTAGGCAGCGTGTACTTTTGGGACTTGGACGATGGATTCGCCGGTGTTATActgttgaagaagggtgagCGAGTGCTGTCTTGTTACTTTAGACTGGCAATTCAAGCTAACATCCTGTTTTGTATAGGAGTTACACCAGGTGCTAAGAGCTCTGGAGAATGGGACAGTATCCACGTCTTCGAGGCTACCGACAGAGCGCGCATGTCCCACTACAAGCTGACTAGCACTGTCATCTTGCACTTGGCTAATGAATCCGAGTCCTTGGGTGAGATGGACCTGAGCGGTAACATGACCCGtcaggtggaggtggatctGCCCGTCGAATCGGATGCGAGCGACGTCGCCAATGTTGGTCGGCTTGTTGAGGACATGgagttgaagatgaggaacTTGCTGC AGGAGGTATACTTCGGCAAGGCTAAGGATGTTGTGGGCGAACTTCGGA GTCTCCCTTCCTTGTCCGAATCGAACAGAGATCGGGCTACCCACCTGGAGATGATCCGGTCTATGCACAGCTAG
- a CDS encoding mediator of RNA polymerase II transcription subunit 11 (COG:S;~EggNog:ENOG410PSDC;~InterPro:IPR019404;~PFAM:PF10280;~go_component: GO:0016592 - mediator complex [Evidence IEA];~go_function: GO:0003712 - transcription coregulator activity [Evidence IEA];~go_process: GO:0006357 - regulation of transcription by RNA polymerase II [Evidence IEA]), with product MTDVKDTRKPDQVFTSADRIRQLNEIDKDVAKLIHSAGLAIQALTNARSGESPSDNSLASHQARFKEATSQYFALLSSIDVRLRRQVYALEEASILAPDTASRAENLPGASSGGVAGASSNPLDVSWLNSRKDTVGKDKEAELWAAAREFVERISKPASVSSGAKTEGEQEKMEVD from the exons ATGACAGATGTCAAAGACACCCGCAAGCCAGACCAAGTCTTTACATCAGCTGATCGAATCCGGCAATTGAATGAAATAGACAAG GATGTGGCCAAGCTAATTCATTCCGCGGGTCTCGCAATCCAAGCCCTGACCAACGCTCGGTCGGGCGAGTCACCTTCGGACAATTCTCTCGCATCCCACCAAGCCCGCTTCAAGGAGGCCACTTCGCAATACTTCGCCCTCCTTTCGTCCATTGATGTTCGACTCCGTCGTCAGGTGTATGCTCTGGAAGAGGCGTCTATTCTTGCGCCGGACACAGCGTCGAGAGCGGAGAATCTACCTGGTGCGAGCAGTGGTGGAGTAGCGGGCGCATCATCGAACCCGCTCGATGTTAGTTGGCTTAACAGTCGGAAGGATACGGTGGGTAAGGATAAGGAGGCAGAGCTGTGGGCTGCTGCGAGGGAGTTCGTGGAGCGGATTAGCAAACCGGCGTCTGTGAGCTCGGGAGCGAAGACAGAGGgcgagcaggagaagatggaggttGATTAG